The genomic stretch GATCAGGTTCTTGCACGCGCCGATCGTGCGCGTCCTGCGTCTCTCGTCCCGCGACCCCGATAGGGTGCGAAAAAGCCCATCCCCGAACAGAACGGCGTCTGCATGACCTCAACCATCGAGCGCCTCCGCGTCAAAGATTTCACCGTATTCTCCGACCTCGATCTCCCTCTAGCCAGTGGTATCAATGTCTTCGCTGGCGAGAACGGTGCGGGAAAGTCCCATCTCCTTAAAGCTATGTACTCGGTTCTGTCCGCAGATCAGACGCCGCGCGATTCGCTATCGGCAACGTTGGGCAAGCAGCTCGCCGCTAAGCTCGTGAACGTCTTTCGACCAGAGAGCTTAGGGCGTCTTGTGCGTCGACGGGTCGGACGAGGGCGCGCCGAACTCGACCTAAAATTCTCTGGAGACCAGCAACGTGTCTCCTTCTCATTCGCGACCAACTCACAGTCCGAGGTTAATGTCGAACATCGGCTCAGCAAGCCCCTCACCGGAACGCCGGTGTACCTCCCGACTCGTGAGCTGCTGACGATCTATCCTGGTTTCGTCTCGCTTTACGAAAGAACGTCCCTTGAATTCGAAGAGACCTGGCGAGATTCATGCGTCCTTTTAGGGCTCCCGCTAAGCCGCGGCCCCCGCCAGGAACGCGCGAAGAAACTCCTCGCCCCCCTCGAGGATTCTCTCGGCGGCAGTGTAGTCGAAGAGGGAGGCCGGTTCTACCTCAAAGTACCTGGTGGAGGAAAATATGAGATGCCACTTGTGGCGGAGGGGATGCGAAAATTAGCGATGCTCGCTAGACTCATCGCCAACGGGACTTTATTCGACAGCGGCTTCCTTTTTTGGGATGAACCGGAAGCTAATATCAATCCTCGGGTTCTTCGGCATGTGGCCCGCACTATCTCACAGCTCGCGCGGTCTGGCGTCCAGGTCTTCGTCGGGACGCACAGCCTATACCTGATGAAAGAACTTGAAATTTTGAAGCGCAACGAGGCTGGGGACTTCCCTCCGATGCAATTTGTTACGCTCTCCCCTGGAGAGGATGGAGTGAGGACCACAGTGGGTCAATATCTAGAAGAACTAGAGCACTTAGCCATTCTCGATGAGTCACTTGCTCAATCGGATCGCTACCTCGACGCCGTGACCGAAGCATGAACCTCGACGTAGATGGCGCTGACTTCTCATTCCCAAGCAATTGGGATGTCCTCAAGTACGACGATTCCGAGTTCTTTCAAAAGGTTTTCATTCGCACTCACGATGGGATAAAGGCAATCGACCTGGTGGCCATTCAGCGAGACCTCGACGGCGCGGACATCCGCTTGGTTCTCATTGAAGTGAAGGACTACCGTCATGCCGACGCAAGGGGGTTGCATCCAACCGAACTGGCCACCATCGTCGCGAAGAAGGTCACCGCAACTCTTGCTGGCCTGTCCGCGGCGACCCGGAAAGCCGAGAACATGGATGAGAGGACGCTGGCTATCCGCTCTGGACAGGCGCCTGCTGTGAAGATTGTTCTTCACTGCGAGGATCGCGCCGTTCCGATTATCGATCCGTCGGACTTGCTGATTAAGCTACGGCAGCGTCTCGGTCCAATCGCCGATGTCGTGACTGTTGGATCGTCCAGGAACACACGGGGGGAATGGACGGTGCTCATGCCGTCCCTCGCGTAATGCGCGCTCGCGGGCTTCATCTGGCGTGTGCTGAGACCACCCTGAGCGCAGCGCCGCCGACGCGCAGAGCCAGGCGACTCCGTACTCTGAGGAGATGCGCAGCAACCCACCGCGGCCTGATCAAAGACGGCACCTCGTCGACGGCGTCGAGCTGCGCACGGTCGATGTCGGTCCGGCGGACGCTACGGCGGTGTTCGTCCTGATCCACGGGATCGGGATGTCGCACCACACCTTCTCTCCGCTCGCCGCCGTGCTCAAGCGGCACGGCCGCGTGATCGGGGTCGACCTCGCCGGGTTCGGCGCCAACCGGCGTCCACGGCGGCGGATCGGGCTCGAGGACCACGCGCGGCAAGTCGAGCAGGCGCTCCGCGGGCTGGGCGTCTCGCGCGCCATCGTCGTCGGGCACTCGATGGGGTCGCAGGTGGCCGTCGAACTCGGAGTGCGCGCGCCCGGACTGGTCGACGCTGCGGTGCTGATCGGGCCAGTGGTCGATCCGGAGCGGCCGGGAGCCGTCCGGCAGGGGCTGGCGCTGCTGCGCGACTGCCTCGGCGAGCCGGTGGGCGTGGACGCGATCCTGCTGGCCGACTACCTGCGCGGCGGTGTCCGCTGGTACTTGCGTCAGCTTCCCGAGATGCTGCGGTACCCGGTGCAGGAGCGGCTCGCCGAGCTGGAGGTGCCGGTGCTCGTCGCGCGAGGCCGCGATGATCCGATCGCTACCCGCGACTGGTGCGAGCGCCTGACCGCTCGCGCGCGCGAAGGACGGCTCGTCGAGTTCGCCGGCTCCCGCCACGTCGTTCCTCGCACCGAGCCCGAGCCTCTCGCGCTGGAGATCCTCCGATTCGCGGCCGCCCTCGGCGAGGCACCCGTCGCCCCGCTTCCGCTGCGCGCGGAGCCGGCCGCATGAGCCGCCTCCGGCGTCTGCTGCGCAACGCCGTCTGGTGGATCCGCGACTACGCCTACGCCGTCACCTGGCAGGCGCGCGGCATCCTCTCGCGCCGTGCCCCCGATGACTACCTCGACGGTGATCGGCG from Rathayibacter rathayi encodes the following:
- a CDS encoding AAA family ATPase; translation: MTSTIERLRVKDFTVFSDLDLPLASGINVFAGENGAGKSHLLKAMYSVLSADQTPRDSLSATLGKQLAAKLVNVFRPESLGRLVRRRVGRGRAELDLKFSGDQQRVSFSFATNSQSEVNVEHRLSKPLTGTPVYLPTRELLTIYPGFVSLYERTSLEFEETWRDSCVLLGLPLSRGPRQERAKKLLAPLEDSLGGSVVEEGGRFYLKVPGGGKYEMPLVAEGMRKLAMLARLIANGTLFDSGFLFWDEPEANINPRVLRHVARTISQLARSGVQVFVGTHSLYLMKELEILKRNEAGDFPPMQFVTLSPGEDGVRTTVGQYLEELEHLAILDESLAQSDRYLDAVTEA
- a CDS encoding alpha/beta fold hydrolase, with amino-acid sequence MRSNPPRPDQRRHLVDGVELRTVDVGPADATAVFVLIHGIGMSHHTFSPLAAVLKRHGRVIGVDLAGFGANRRPRRRIGLEDHARQVEQALRGLGVSRAIVVGHSMGSQVAVELGVRAPGLVDAAVLIGPVVDPERPGAVRQGLALLRDCLGEPVGVDAILLADYLRGGVRWYLRQLPEMLRYPVQERLAELEVPVLVARGRDDPIATRDWCERLTARAREGRLVEFAGSRHVVPRTEPEPLALEILRFAAALGEAPVAPLPLRAEPAA